In the Dictyostelium discoideum AX4 chromosome 6 chromosome, whole genome shotgun sequence genome, ttttttttttttattttttttttaggaaaaTATATTTCCAACAGTTGAACAAGCGAATTTAACTTTGGCAAACTCGGtggtaattataatttattattatttaaaatttattttattataatttaatactCACTCAATGCATTAATTTTCATGTGaatatcaaatgataattacTTCTCCTTCTTTATCCTtcataaatcaattaattaattaatcaattaatcaatttcaatCCACCAACCAACCAACTATATATCAATTAATCtgtatcaaataataattaactCTCCTTTTTTACATTCCAAaccaaaaattaatcaatcaatcaatacctcatcattttttaattttctacttttgccattttttttttataatccaATAATTATAGAAATCAAGAGCAATTCAATTTGGGAAAAAGCAGATATTAGTAAAATTTGTAagatttcaattgatttagtttattatttatttactttttttataacagAAATTTAACCAATAATCTCTTatcaaacaacaacaataataataataataataataataataataataataataataataataataataataataataataataataataataataataataataataattatatagtTTGACACAGCAGGCCAAGAAAGATTTAGAAccatttcaaaatcattttattcaAACACAGATATAATTATTCTTACATATGACCAAAACAATCAATCAACATTTGATCATCTTGTTCAATGGCACACCGAAATTCAAAGATATTGTTCTAAAAATACTTTTATAGCATTAGCAAGTACAAAGAGGGATTTACCTCCTGTAGTTGACCCATCATTAGCTCAAGTAAGAAAAacagttttattttatatattttattattattattattattattattattattattattattattattattattattattattattattatttttaatgattactaatattgatttctatttttagaattttgcAAATGAAAAGGGAATTTTATTTATGGAAACAAGTTCTTCAACAAATGAAGGTATTGAAGATTTATTACAAACTGTTATAAAGAGTGCTGGTGAAAAGtaagttttaattattttgtcattttcatttttttttttttcttaactTTAGGActaattaactttttttttttttttattttttagattatATACAGAGGAAAATTGGATTAGATTTAAGTTAAGAGGTGAACAAAATACACGTCAAACAAGGGGAAGCTCACAAGGAACAGAACCAAGAAAAACTGGTTTCTGTCAAATTCTATAATGTATTTTCTAGcgagattatttaaattttaaaaagaagaaaaagaaccaaaaaaaaaaaaaaaaaaaaaaaaaaaacaagaaaatagaaaaaaaaaaaacaagaaaatttaaaaatcaagataataataataataataacctaTCAAACCAAAAAACCAATTATCAAGGCTACATATCACAACAAATAGTACTGTATAAATTGTTCTTTAATTACAAAACAACCaagttttcaaaaaaaaaaaaagaaaaaaaaaccaagaaaaaaaaaatttcaagaaaaaaaaaaaccaaaaaaaaaaaaaaaactttattacctcatatattatcttttttaaataaaaaaatgtaagattagaaaaaaaaa is a window encoding:
- the rsmM gene encoding small GTPase — translated: MATSISSCDITLKILFVGDPSVGKSSLIWRMSENIFPTVEQANLTLANSVKSRAIQFGKKQILVKFFDTAGQERFRTISKSFYSNTDIIILTYDQNNQSTFDHLVQWHTEIQRYCSKNTFIALASTKRDLPPVVDPSLAQNFANEKGILFMETSSSTNEGIEDLLQTVIKSAGEKLYTEENWIRFKLRGEQNTRQTRGSSQGTEPRKTGFCQIL